A genome region from Dolichospermum compactum NIES-806 includes the following:
- a CDS encoding GIY-YIG nuclease family protein gives MSEFVYLVRSGDTTRYKIGMSDNLARRLQQLNGKQSPYEVFVVSSIEVINALPIEKTLHHKYKDYRRKGEWFELTDEQVENVIQDMNFLQFNEQILYKTDYSDTPIKLADVDLIENKLEVDLKEENNKDNLFLDKLSLNKGFKLVQLALLKGFIRVNDFLDFGIKFFLEDDYELALICFDVIIAYKTDKIGVAYFWKAETLFRKLKIQSRKESNDQCDTDSEYQQDIKLIQDCYINALAIFDYISSTIPSLKNWLNLARLYHAYSLFLTDYMDDSSGLFSDAIYIYNKLNCINTRNIVVRDANTRTENAEYNATQIYYPDIED, from the coding sequence ATGTCAGAATTTGTTTACTTAGTAAGAAGCGGCGACACTACTAGATATAAAATTGGAATGAGTGATAATCTTGCTCGTCGTTTACAACAGCTAAACGGTAAACAATCTCCTTATGAAGTTTTCGTAGTCTCCAGTATAGAAGTCATTAACGCTCTACCAATAGAAAAAACACTACATCATAAATATAAAGACTATAGACGTAAGGGAGAGTGGTTTGAACTAACTGATGAACAAGTAGAAAATGTTATACAAGACATGAATTTTCTTCAATTTAATGAGCAAATTTTATATAAAACTGATTATAGCGATACGCCTATCAAACTAGCAGACGTAGACCTAATAGAAAACAAGTTAGAGGTAGACTTAAAAGAAGAAAATAACAAAGATAATTTATTTTTAGATAAATTATCTTTAAATAAGGGGTTTAAATTAGTTCAACTTGCTTTACTTAAAGGTTTTATCAGGGTAAATGACTTTTTAGATTTTGGAATTAAATTTTTCCTTGAAGACGATTATGAATTGGCACTTATATGTTTTGACGTAATAATTGCGTATAAAACTGACAAGATAGGAGTTGCTTATTTCTGGAAAGCAGAAACTCTTTTTCGTAAACTGAAGATACAGTCAAGAAAAGAATCTAATGATCAATGTGATACTGATAGTGAGTATCAACAAGACATAAAACTTATTCAAGATTGTTATATAAACGCATTAGCCATATTTGACTATATTTCGTCTACTATACCCAGTCTCAAAAATTGGTTGAACTTAGCTCGTCTTTATCATGCTTATTCTTTATTTCTTACTGATTACATGGACGACTCTTCAGGTCTATTTTCTGATGCAATATATATATACAACAAATTGAATTGTATAAACACTCGTAACATTGTTGTGCGTGACGCAAATACAAGAACTGAAAACGCGGAATATAATGCTACCCAAATATATTATCCTGATATAGAAGATTAA
- a CDS encoding heat-shock protein — MGKNFNTVPEVNCWRNFTLDGNIFDLSHLNSHSVTYLDVDKQKEYTFLITYSSHCFTSKIPDVISNQELQSIYKTPTESRLFSIERYHLSKHLPNIIKTLGEKTTLTFHAGYKNYATFKVLDSNGYEVNYFIPFSAFREKKKLRLHITSAYPKLDLGKTQKVNFFAIANNLLTGKKLPQPHITKTP, encoded by the coding sequence ATGGGTAAAAATTTTAATACTGTACCAGAGGTTAACTGCTGGAGAAACTTTACACTTGATGGTAACATATTTGACTTATCACATCTTAATTCGCATTCAGTTACATATTTAGATGTGGATAAACAAAAAGAATACACTTTTTTAATAACTTATAGTTCACACTGTTTTACAAGTAAAATACCTGATGTAATTTCTAATCAAGAATTACAGTCAATATATAAGACACCAACTGAATCAAGGCTTTTTAGTATTGAAAGATATCATCTTTCAAAGCATCTACCCAACATTATTAAAACACTAGGTGAGAAAACAACACTAACTTTTCATGCTGGTTATAAAAATTATGCAACATTTAAAGTTTTAGATTCCAATGGTTACGAAGTTAATTATTTTATTCCTTTTTCAGCCTTTAGAGAGAAGAAAAAACTTAGGTTACACATAACAAGTGCTTATCCTAAGCTAGATTTAGGAAAAACACAAAAAGTAAATTTTTTTGCTATAGCTAACAATCTATTAACTGGCAAGAAACTACCACAGCCACATATAACAAAGACCCCTTAA